In Flavobacterium cerinum, one genomic interval encodes:
- a CDS encoding AAA family ATPase: MPDHFYVITGGPGVGKTTLLEALKQQGYLCIPEIAREIIHEQIQQNGTALPWKDYALYTRLMLERSVNSYCDTIQIYNGTEPVFFDRGIPDTLCYASLTDQPITETMERFINQYRYNTKVFMLPPWKAIYHTDTERKQNWEEAIATYEQMIKTYQQYGYQIIEIPKDSVQNRLAFILHHIS; encoded by the coding sequence ATGCCTGATCATTTTTATGTAATAACCGGAGGACCGGGTGTCGGAAAAACGACATTACTGGAAGCGCTTAAACAACAAGGTTATCTTTGTATACCGGAAATTGCCCGGGAAATCATCCATGAGCAAATACAACAAAACGGAACGGCCTTACCCTGGAAAGATTATGCCTTATACACCCGGCTAATGCTCGAACGTTCTGTAAACAGTTATTGCGATACGATTCAAATTTATAACGGCACTGAGCCTGTATTTTTTGATCGCGGAATTCCCGACACGCTATGTTATGCTTCCTTAACCGATCAGCCAATTACCGAAACAATGGAACGTTTCATCAATCAGTATCGCTATAATACAAAAGTTTTTATGTTACCGCCCTGGAAAGCCATTTATCATACCGATACCGAACGCAAACAGAATTGGGAAGAAGCGATCGCTACATACGAACAAATGATCAAAACTTATCAGCAATACGGCTATCAGATCATCGAAATTCCGAAAGATAGCGTTCAGAATCGTCTTGCCTTTATACTACATCATATATCCTAA
- a CDS encoding MBOAT family O-acyltransferase, with amino-acid sequence MLFNSLSFALFLPTVFLLYWFVINKNLKLQNILLLAASYYFYACWDWRFLFLLLFSTVLDYVTGLKMQDASKENEKKFWFWLSIIVNLGFLGFFKYYNFFIESFADLLHHFGFNVAIWTLKIILPVGISFYTFHGLSYVIDIYKNRIKAERNLVDYALFVSYFPLLVAGPIERATHLLPQLKKKRVFNTDKAIDGLYQIIWGLFKKMVIADSCATYANEIFEKYDTANSLTLFMGAVYFSFQIYGDFSGYSDIALGTSKLFGIDLLRNFNYPYFSRDIAEFWRRWHISLSSWFKDYLYIPLGGSRGGNRMRIRNTFIIFLVSGFWHGANWTFIIWGLLNAFYIMPSILMKTNRENIDIVAAGRKLPNFREFSQMIITFFLTMMAWVFFRSETVIKALVYLKNLFSFNFSGGIAYLSIERYSVELLLILGGFLFVEWISREREHPFFGRFTILKLILALLFIIILGVYSQITDFIYFQF; translated from the coding sequence ATGCTTTTTAACTCACTGAGTTTCGCACTATTTTTACCGACAGTATTCCTGCTGTATTGGTTTGTAATAAACAAAAATCTCAAACTACAGAATATCTTATTACTGGCGGCAAGCTATTATTTTTACGCCTGCTGGGATTGGCGTTTTTTGTTTTTACTGCTGTTTTCCACAGTATTGGATTATGTTACCGGATTAAAAATGCAGGATGCTTCAAAAGAAAATGAAAAGAAGTTTTGGTTTTGGTTGAGTATTATTGTAAACCTCGGTTTCCTCGGATTTTTTAAATATTATAACTTCTTTATAGAATCATTTGCCGATTTATTACACCATTTTGGGTTTAATGTAGCAATCTGGACTTTAAAAATTATCCTGCCGGTGGGTATTTCATTCTATACGTTCCATGGTCTATCCTATGTAATCGATATCTATAAAAACCGTATTAAAGCGGAACGCAATCTGGTGGATTATGCCTTATTTGTAAGCTATTTTCCGTTGTTGGTAGCCGGGCCAATAGAACGGGCGACACATTTATTACCACAATTAAAGAAAAAAAGAGTTTTTAATACCGATAAAGCAATAGATGGTTTATACCAGATTATATGGGGATTATTTAAAAAAATGGTAATTGCTGATAGTTGTGCGACCTATGCCAATGAAATTTTTGAAAAATATGACACGGCAAATTCGCTTACCCTGTTTATGGGCGCCGTTTATTTTTCATTTCAGATTTACGGTGATTTTAGCGGTTATTCGGATATCGCTTTAGGAACATCCAAATTATTCGGAATCGATTTACTCCGTAATTTTAATTATCCGTATTTTTCCCGCGATATAGCCGAATTTTGGCGGCGTTGGCATATCTCGCTTTCTTCCTGGTTTAAAGACTATTTGTATATTCCGCTTGGAGGAAGTCGGGGAGGTAACAGAATGCGGATTCGCAATACGTTTATCATCTTTTTGGTAAGCGGATTTTGGCACGGAGCCAATTGGACTTTTATTATCTGGGGACTTTTAAATGCATTTTATATCATGCCTTCCATTTTAATGAAAACCAATAGGGAAAATATCGATATAGTGGCAGCAGGGAGAAAACTACCTAATTTTCGGGAATTTTCACAGATGATCATAACTTTTTTTCTAACGATGATGGCCTGGGTGTTTTTTAGATCCGAAACAGTAATCAAAGCATTGGTATACCTTAAAAACCTGTTTTCGTTTAATTTTTCAGGAGGAATTGCCTACCTGTCGATCGAACGTTACTCGGTCGAACTGCTATTAATTCTGGGAGGGTTCCTGTTTGTAGAATGGATTTCAAGAGAGCGTGAACATCCTTTTTTTGGTAGATTTACCATTTTAAAGTTGATTTTAGCGTTACTTTTCATCATTATTTTAGGTGTGTATTCACAAATAACAGATTTTATTTATTTTCAATTCTAA
- a CDS encoding aminopeptidase → MKAYLYLCIALFSGICMRAQHHSAMQITVDPDARTLKIQQEITYYNTTRDTLKDYILNDWNNAYSDRNSPLAKRFSDEFTRIFHLASESDRGQTNIISIIDQNQRRLEWSRLPDQPDLVDVHLLNPVYPNQKFKINIVYSVKIPNDRFTRYGFDSNGGFYIKNWFLTPARYEKGTFVKDSNENLDDISNAVSDFDLQIKVPSNLTLTTDLDVIESGTEDTHTLYTLQGKNRQDILLAVESTPTYSLYKNDKTEVATNIQEKKLNDFQKAVIIDRVVNYVSEHLGSPAQNKMIISQIDYDRNPFYGLNQLPKFLRPFPDEFVYELKFLKTYINNYLKNTLQLNHRDDNWIYDGIQVYTMMKYIEENYPNVKMTGTLARYKILRGFSLFTTGFNEQYSYLYLMMARMNLDQPIGNPKNTFVKFNEQISGKYKAGLALNYLDSYLQNQDVDHALHDFVTLNKSQQASRLDMENILKSKTDKNIDWFFKSVINSRDLIDYKFGKVKESEDGKTVQVTVKNNASATVPISLYGVKNNQVISKVWLPNIANDTVVTVSKEGIDKLALNYGNEVPEFNRRNNYKTLKGFPSLNRPVKFNFFKDLEDPQYNQLFYVPDFNYNLYDGLILGMRIHNETLLDKPFQFDIIPDYSSNTKELVGSATLSYFQNVRDERLYNIRYSITGSTLHYAPNASYTKITPSVQFRFREPDYRENRKETILFRHVFVEKEDSPLLKNKKEENYSVFNARYSVGEAETAKLYSFLTDLQIANNFSKISAEYQYRKLFDDRRQLTVRFFGGTFMYNETGTDFFSFGLDRPSDYLFGYNLIGRSESTGLFSQQFVMADGGFKSKLKNRYANQWMTTTNVSFSIWNWVEAYGDAGIIKNKYADPQLVYDSGIRLNLVQDYFELYFPVYSNNGWEVKDPNYGQRIRFVVTLSARTLVSLFTRKWF, encoded by the coding sequence TTGAAAGCCTATCTCTATCTTTGTATTGCTTTATTTTCCGGAATTTGTATGAGGGCACAACACCATAGTGCCATGCAAATCACAGTGGACCCTGATGCCCGAACATTAAAGATTCAGCAGGAAATTACGTATTATAATACAACCCGGGATACGTTAAAAGATTATATTTTAAACGACTGGAACAATGCCTATTCCGATAGAAACTCTCCGTTAGCCAAACGCTTTTCCGATGAGTTTACCCGAATTTTCCATTTAGCCAGTGAAAGTGACAGAGGACAAACCAATATTATATCGATTATTGATCAAAACCAGAGAAGATTGGAATGGTCCCGTTTACCCGATCAGCCCGATCTGGTGGATGTTCATTTATTAAATCCTGTATATCCGAATCAAAAATTTAAAATCAATATTGTCTACTCCGTAAAAATTCCAAACGATCGCTTTACCCGTTACGGTTTTGACAGCAATGGCGGATTTTATATCAAAAACTGGTTTTTAACTCCTGCCCGATACGAAAAGGGTACTTTTGTAAAAGACAGCAACGAAAATCTCGATGACATTTCTAATGCGGTTTCCGATTTTGACCTGCAAATCAAAGTTCCGTCAAATCTAACGCTTACTACCGATCTTGATGTTATAGAATCCGGTACTGAAGATACTCATACCTTATACACCCTTCAAGGTAAAAACCGTCAGGATATCCTTTTGGCTGTGGAATCGACCCCAACCTATAGTTTGTATAAAAATGATAAGACCGAAGTAGCTACCAATATTCAGGAAAAAAAACTGAATGATTTCCAAAAAGCAGTGATCATCGACCGGGTGGTTAACTATGTTTCGGAACATTTGGGAAGTCCGGCGCAAAATAAAATGATCATCAGTCAGATTGACTATGACCGTAATCCTTTTTACGGACTGAATCAGCTTCCGAAGTTCCTTCGTCCTTTCCCGGATGAATTCGTTTATGAACTGAAGTTCCTGAAAACCTACATCAACAATTATCTGAAAAATACCTTACAGTTAAATCATCGCGACGACAATTGGATTTATGACGGTATTCAGGTTTATACGATGATGAAATACATCGAGGAAAATTATCCGAATGTAAAAATGACCGGAACATTAGCCCGCTATAAAATATTAAGAGGTTTTAGTCTTTTTACCACCGGTTTTAACGAGCAATACAGCTATCTGTACCTGATGATGGCGCGTATGAATCTCGATCAGCCTATCGGTAACCCTAAAAATACTTTTGTTAAGTTTAACGAACAGATTTCCGGAAAATACAAAGCCGGACTCGCACTGAATTATCTGGATTCTTATTTACAAAATCAGGATGTAGACCATGCGCTACATGATTTTGTTACATTAAATAAATCACAGCAAGCATCCCGTTTGGATATGGAAAATATCCTAAAATCCAAAACGGATAAAAATATCGACTGGTTTTTTAAATCGGTTATCAATTCCAGAGATCTGATTGATTATAAATTCGGAAAAGTAAAAGAAAGTGAAGACGGTAAAACCGTACAGGTAACGGTTAAAAATAATGCTTCTGCTACTGTTCCGATTTCCCTTTACGGCGTAAAAAACAATCAGGTAATATCGAAAGTCTGGCTTCCCAATATAGCCAACGACACGGTCGTTACGGTATCGAAGGAAGGAATCGACAAACTGGCGTTGAACTACGGTAATGAAGTTCCGGAATTTAACCGTCGTAACAATTACAAAACGCTAAAAGGATTTCCGTCATTAAATCGTCCGGTTAAGTTTAATTTTTTCAAAGACCTGGAAGATCCGCAATACAACCAGCTTTTTTATGTACCGGATTTCAATTATAACTTATATGACGGATTAATTCTGGGTATGCGTATTCATAATGAAACCTTACTGGACAAACCTTTCCAGTTTGACATTATACCGGATTATTCCAGTAATACCAAAGAACTGGTGGGAAGTGCGACACTCTCCTATTTCCAAAATGTAAGGGATGAACGCTTGTATAATATTCGTTATTCCATTACCGGTTCGACGTTACATTATGCACCTAATGCTTCGTATACAAAAATTACGCCTTCGGTACAATTCCGTTTTCGGGAACCCGATTATCGCGAAAACAGAAAAGAAACGATTTTATTCCGTCATGTATTCGTAGAGAAAGAAGATTCGCCGTTACTTAAAAATAAAAAGGAAGAAAATTATTCCGTTTTCAATGCCCGTTATTCCGTCGGAGAAGCGGAAACCGCTAAATTATATAGCTTTCTGACCGATTTACAGATTGCTAACAATTTCAGTAAAATATCAGCCGAATACCAATACCGTAAATTATTTGACGACCGTCGTCAGTTAACCGTTCGTTTTTTTGGCGGTACTTTTATGTATAACGAAACCGGAACCGATTTCTTTAGCTTTGGTCTGGATCGCCCTTCCGATTATCTTTTCGGTTATAACCTGATCGGACGTTCCGAATCCACCGGACTTTTTAGTCAGCAATTTGTAATGGCCGATGGCGGATTCAAATCCAAACTAAAAAACCGTTATGCGAATCAATGGATGACAACAACCAATGTTAGCTTTAGTATCTGGAACTGGGTTGAGGCTTATGGCGATGCGGGAATCATCAAAAACAAATATGCGGATCCGCAATTGGTATACGACAGCGGAATCCGTCTGAATCTGGTTCAGGACTATTTTGAACTCTATTTCCCGGTGTATTCCAACAACGGTTGGGAAGTAAAAGATCCGAATTACGGACAGCGAATCCGATTCGTCGTAACACTTAGTGCCAGAACTCTTGTATCGCTGTTTACAAGAAAGTGGTTCTAA
- a CDS encoding alpha-ketoacid dehydrogenase subunit alpha/beta, whose translation MNQTAAKEALSFEDFKTEVLNDYKIATTSRECSLLGRREVLTGKAKFGIFGDGKEVPQLAMAKAFKNGDFRSGYYRDQTFMMAIGEMTIQQFFAGLYGHPDLAHDPMSAGRQMGGHFATHSLDENGNWKNLTAQKNSSADISPTAGQMPRLLGLAQASKIYRNVTGLENNINFSVNGNEVAWGTIGNASTSEGLFFETINAAGVLQVPMVMSVWDDEYGISVHARYQTTKENISEILKGFQRDEENKGYEIIRVKGWDYPALVETYGKAAAIAREQHVPVLIHVQELTQPQGHSTSGSHERYKSKERLEWETEFDCLAQMRKWLIENNIATAEEIEAMDAEAKKQVLEGKKAAWSAYLNPIKEEQQELVAFLNTIAASSPNKVFIEKHSNDLAAIKEPIRKDILVTARKVLRLIVNESGRAQLAAWITTYTDKIQPRYSSHLFSESKNNIHNVAGVAPAYDENSEDVDARLIIRDNFDAIFSKYPEALIFGEDSGNIGDVNQGLEGMQEKYGEFRVADAGIREATILGQGIGMAMRGLRPIAEIQYLDYLLYAIQIMSDDLATLQYRTAGRQKAPLIIRTRGHRLEGIWHSGSPMGMILNAIRGIHVLVPRSMTKAAGFYNTLLETDEPALVVECLNGYRLKEKMPTNLGAFKTPIGVVETIKEGSDITLVSYGSTLRLIEQAAKELQEVGIDAEIIDVQSLLPFDINHDIVKSLAKTNRLLVIDEDVPGGASAYILQQIIDTQKGYLHLDSQPQTLAAKAHRPAYGTDGDYFSKPSAEDIFEKVYEIMNEANPSKYPNLY comes from the coding sequence ATGAATCAAACGGCCGCTAAAGAAGCGCTTTCATTTGAAGATTTCAAAACTGAAGTGCTTAACGATTATAAAATTGCAACCACCAGTAGAGAATGCAGCTTGTTGGGAAGACGCGAAGTACTGACCGGTAAAGCGAAATTCGGGATTTTCGGTGACGGTAAAGAAGTGCCGCAGTTAGCTATGGCTAAAGCATTTAAGAATGGCGATTTCCGTTCCGGATATTATCGCGACCAGACTTTTATGATGGCTATTGGTGAAATGACTATTCAACAGTTTTTTGCCGGTTTATACGGTCATCCTGATTTGGCTCACGATCCGATGAGTGCCGGACGTCAAATGGGCGGTCACTTTGCAACGCACAGCCTTGATGAAAACGGAAACTGGAAGAATCTTACCGCACAAAAAAATTCCAGCGCTGATATCTCTCCTACTGCCGGACAAATGCCTCGTTTATTAGGTTTAGCACAGGCCTCAAAAATATACCGTAACGTAACCGGATTGGAAAACAATATCAATTTTTCGGTTAACGGAAACGAAGTAGCCTGGGGAACAATCGGAAATGCGTCTACATCAGAAGGACTGTTTTTCGAAACGATCAATGCAGCAGGTGTATTACAGGTTCCTATGGTAATGAGTGTTTGGGATGATGAATACGGAATTTCCGTTCATGCCCGTTATCAGACTACAAAAGAGAATATCTCCGAAATATTAAAAGGATTCCAACGCGACGAAGAAAACAAAGGATATGAAATTATCCGGGTTAAAGGATGGGATTATCCGGCTTTAGTGGAAACTTACGGAAAAGCAGCAGCCATCGCCCGCGAACAACATGTACCGGTTTTAATTCACGTTCAGGAATTAACACAACCGCAAGGTCACTCAACATCCGGTTCTCACGAACGTTACAAAAGTAAAGAACGTTTAGAATGGGAAACCGAATTCGACTGTTTGGCGCAAATGCGTAAATGGTTAATCGAAAACAATATCGCTACAGCCGAAGAAATTGAAGCGATGGATGCCGAGGCGAAAAAGCAAGTCCTTGAAGGTAAAAAAGCAGCCTGGAGTGCTTACCTGAATCCGATTAAAGAAGAACAACAGGAATTAGTGGCCTTTTTAAATACGATTGCCGCTTCCAGTCCGAATAAAGTATTTATCGAAAAACACAGTAATGATCTTGCTGCTATAAAAGAACCGATCCGTAAAGATATTCTGGTTACGGCACGTAAAGTATTGCGCTTAATCGTTAATGAAAGCGGAAGAGCACAACTAGCAGCCTGGATTACGACTTATACCGATAAAATCCAACCGCGTTACAGTTCGCACCTGTTTTCTGAATCAAAAAATAATATTCATAACGTAGCAGGAGTAGCTCCGGCTTATGATGAAAATTCTGAAGACGTGGATGCTCGTTTGATCATCCGAGACAATTTTGATGCTATTTTCTCTAAATATCCGGAAGCGCTTATTTTCGGTGAAGATTCCGGAAATATCGGAGATGTTAACCAGGGATTGGAAGGGATGCAGGAAAAATACGGTGAATTCCGTGTAGCAGATGCCGGTATTCGTGAAGCGACCATTTTAGGTCAGGGAATCGGTATGGCGATGCGAGGTTTACGTCCGATTGCTGAAATTCAATATCTGGATTATTTATTATATGCTATTCAGATTATGAGTGACGATTTGGCAACATTACAATATCGTACTGCCGGTCGACAAAAAGCACCATTAATCATAAGAACACGTGGTCACCGTCTGGAAGGAATCTGGCATTCCGGTTCTCCTATGGGAATGATTCTGAATGCTATCCGTGGTATTCATGTACTGGTACCGCGTAGTATGACCAAAGCTGCCGGATTTTATAATACATTATTAGAAACTGACGAACCGGCTCTTGTAGTGGAATGTCTGAACGGTTACCGTTTAAAAGAAAAAATGCCGACCAATTTAGGTGCTTTCAAAACCCCTATCGGAGTTGTAGAAACCATTAAAGAAGGTAGCGATATTACTTTAGTTTCCTACGGTTCAACCTTACGTCTGATTGAACAAGCTGCAAAAGAATTACAGGAAGTAGGTATTGATGCCGAAATCATTGACGTGCAATCTTTATTACCATTCGATATTAACCATGATATCGTGAAAAGTCTTGCGAAAACCAATCGTTTACTGGTAATTGACGAAGATGTTCCGGGTGGTGCTTCGGCTTATATCTTACAACAAATTATTGATACGCAAAAAGGATACCTGCATCTGGACAGCCAACCGCAAACTTTAGCGGCCAAGGCACATCGTCCGGCTTACGGAACTGACGGAGATTATTTCTCTAAACCTTCAGCCGAAGATATTTTTGAGAAAGTATATGAGATCATGAACGAAGCCAATCCTTCAAAATATCCAAATCTTTATTAA
- a CDS encoding CPBP family intramembrane glutamic endopeptidase — translation MLSLNPQFRKTTGAFFELLFVITVGFGVFIYSATQSIALRDKGVIPTYNDTDFTGILLYEIIALSLIALFLKYRKWTISDFNLDFRIAYLLTALILVFIRNILSYSGTKLLLTFDIAPPSVNFDTGLFSIVSIILINSFYEELLLIGYIFKRFKNCHPLLPLTFSLLLRVSFHTYQGWGMLPSVITLGLVLGIYYQKYQKLGPVILAHAIGNLFNFLNYYHNWLSF, via the coding sequence ATGTTATCACTGAACCCGCAATTTCGCAAAACAACAGGAGCTTTTTTTGAGCTCCTTTTTGTCATAACTGTCGGTTTCGGTGTTTTTATTTATTCCGCTACCCAAAGTATTGCTTTGCGTGATAAGGGCGTCATTCCAACCTATAATGATACCGATTTCACAGGAATACTCCTTTATGAAATAATAGCACTATCGCTTATTGCTCTGTTTTTAAAATACAGGAAATGGACTATCTCAGATTTCAACCTTGACTTTCGTATAGCCTATCTTTTAACGGCACTTATTTTAGTATTCATCCGAAATATCCTAAGCTATTCCGGTACCAAACTACTACTAACTTTCGATATTGCTCCTCCGTCAGTAAATTTTGACACCGGATTGTTTAGTATTGTCTCTATAATCCTGATCAATTCCTTTTATGAAGAACTTCTCTTAATCGGTTATATTTTTAAACGCTTCAAAAATTGTCATCCTCTTCTCCCCTTAACATTCAGCTTACTGCTTCGGGTTTCTTTTCACACCTATCAGGGTTGGGGTATGTTACCGTCTGTAATCACTTTAGGACTTGTTCTTGGCATTTATTATCAGAAGTATCAGAAATTGGGACCGGTTATCCTCGCCCATGCGATTGGTAATCTCTTTAATTTTCTTAATTATTACCATAATTGGCTTTCGTTTTAA
- a CDS encoding VOC family protein: MRGLKAVVVAIGSVFLTTACHNKTETQETMNEKTTGLNAVQFRVARPTNNLKAVVAFYKDALGLKELGSFTGHDGYDGVMLGLPDEQYHLEFTQHSDTTPLPEPTRENLLVFYFDTPEKYHKAIQRMTNFGIQPVAPENPYWIGKSETYEDPDKWRVILFNGLYKP; this comes from the coding sequence ATGAGAGGTTTAAAAGCAGTGGTAGTAGCTATCGGATCAGTCTTCTTAACGACGGCCTGCCACAACAAAACAGAAACACAAGAAACAATGAATGAAAAAACAACCGGGCTTAATGCCGTACAATTCCGGGTTGCACGTCCGACAAACAATTTAAAGGCAGTGGTCGCTTTTTATAAAGATGCTTTAGGTTTAAAAGAACTCGGCTCCTTTACCGGTCACGACGGATACGATGGTGTTATGCTCGGACTTCCGGATGAACAGTATCATCTTGAATTTACACAACACAGCGATACAACTCCTTTACCGGAACCGACCCGGGAAAATTTACTCGTCTTCTATTTTGATACACCGGAAAAATATCACAAAGCAATCCAACGTATGACTAACTTCGGAATACAACCTGTAGCACCGGAAAATCCGTATTGGATCGGTAAAAGCGAAACCTATGAGGATCCGGATAAATGGCGTGTAATTCTTTTTAACGGTCTTTATAAACCATAG
- a CDS encoding helix-turn-helix domain-containing protein translates to MPEKQYYSNHQVLCQSPKPLDLKTFIPLYSGQTEITTAKPYQEDFAVFEIDPTVKLIGVARFDFTTVILCLSGSLDCIVGQHRFTIKAQDIAIIPAEHINTLSGFSTDFKARLIVFKSDFLKKGFLNTAILDELLYINPDYPPVFELDSANFESNRYKFDKIQEEQNKANPFFLDMIRLYLIQILFDYNRVCEICLLNSTTNMNRQFQLVHKFRKLIDKHFATLKTVKEYADLLHITPKHLGECTKQQLGYSAIDLIHQRIVLEAEFLLRYSELTIKEIAGFLNFDTLSHFGRFFKSQKNMTPSEYRQLR, encoded by the coding sequence ATGCCGGAGAAACAATACTACAGTAATCATCAGGTTTTATGCCAATCGCCCAAACCTTTGGATCTCAAAACTTTTATCCCGTTATATTCCGGACAAACGGAAATAACTACTGCAAAACCTTACCAGGAAGACTTTGCCGTTTTTGAGATTGATCCAACTGTAAAATTGATCGGCGTGGCTCGTTTTGATTTTACAACCGTTATACTTTGCCTTTCCGGAAGTCTGGATTGCATTGTCGGACAACATCGTTTTACAATAAAAGCGCAGGATATTGCTATTATTCCTGCCGAACATATTAATACATTATCCGGTTTTTCAACCGATTTTAAAGCCCGGCTTATTGTTTTTAAATCCGATTTTCTGAAAAAAGGGTTTCTGAATACTGCCATTTTGGATGAATTACTCTATATCAATCCGGACTACCCTCCTGTTTTTGAATTGGATTCGGCAAACTTTGAATCCAACCGTTATAAATTCGACAAAATACAGGAAGAACAAAACAAGGCCAATCCTTTTTTTCTGGATATGATTCGGCTTTACCTGATTCAGATTTTGTTTGATTATAATCGGGTTTGTGAAATATGCTTGCTCAACTCAACAACCAACATGAACCGGCAATTTCAACTCGTTCATAAGTTCAGAAAACTGATTGACAAGCATTTTGCTACGCTAAAAACAGTTAAGGAATATGCCGATCTGCTTCACATTACGCCTAAACATTTGGGAGAATGTACCAAACAACAACTGGGCTATTCAGCCATAGATCTGATTCACCAACGAATTGTATTGGAAGCTGAATTCCTATTGCGTTATTCCGAATTGACAATTAAAGAAATAGCCGGTTTTCTCAATTTTGATACGCTTTCGCATTTTGGTCGTTTCTTTAAATCTCAAAAGAACATGACCCCTTCAGAATATCGTCAACTCCGGTAA
- a CDS encoding SRPBCC domain-containing protein, whose product MKILQFKIDIKASRTAVWNALWEDSNYRKWTQVFSEGSIAISDWKEGSKVLFLDNSQNGMYSIIDQMVTGELMSFQHIGVVKNGNEEPLDDETEKWSGAKENYILIDLGDVTQLEVSMDITEDFEDYFQQKFPLALEIVKEIAENSA is encoded by the coding sequence ATGAAGATTCTACAGTTTAAAATTGACATAAAAGCATCCCGAACGGCTGTATGGAACGCTTTATGGGAAGACTCCAACTATCGCAAATGGACACAGGTATTTAGCGAAGGATCGATAGCGATATCCGACTGGAAAGAAGGCAGTAAAGTCTTATTTCTGGACAATAGTCAAAACGGTATGTATAGCATTATTGACCAAATGGTAACAGGAGAGTTAATGTCATTTCAACATATTGGGGTTGTAAAAAACGGCAACGAAGAACCTTTGGATGACGAAACCGAAAAATGGTCAGGTGCCAAAGAAAATTATATACTGATTGATTTGGGAGACGTAACCCAACTGGAAGTCAGTATGGATATTACAGAAGATTTTGAAGATTACTTTCAACAAAAATTTCCGTTAGCACTGGAAATTGTGAAAGAAATTGCAGAAAACAGTGCATAA
- a CDS encoding VOC family protein: protein MDKSIQKITPFLWFDNQAEEAMNFYISIFNNAKVLKTSYYSEGSPAPAGTLMTASFLLEGQEFVALNGGPQFTFTPAVSFVVNCHNQGEIDTLWERLSEGGQQQKCGWLQDKYGVSWQIVPSIMGELMGSGDSQKSHRVMMALLQMDKLDIKTLQDAYNG from the coding sequence ATGGATAAATCAATTCAAAAAATAACACCTTTTCTTTGGTTTGATAATCAGGCTGAAGAAGCCATGAATTTCTATATTTCCATTTTCAATAACGCAAAAGTACTCAAAACGAGTTATTACAGCGAAGGCAGTCCGGCTCCGGCCGGTACACTGATGACTGCTTCTTTTCTATTAGAGGGACAGGAATTTGTTGCGCTAAACGGTGGTCCGCAATTCACTTTTACACCGGCTGTTTCCTTTGTTGTCAACTGTCATAATCAGGGTGAAATCGATACTTTATGGGAGCGTCTTTCCGAAGGCGGTCAGCAACAAAAATGCGGTTGGTTACAGGATAAATACGGTGTTTCCTGGCAAATTGTCCCTTCAATTATGGGCGAATTAATGGGATCCGGCGACAGTCAAAAATCACATCGCGTTATGATGGCATTATTACAAATGGATAAACTGGACATTAAAACGCTTCAGGATGCGTATAATGGCTAA
- a CDS encoding SRPBCC family protein — protein MNPQTYSAKAAMLIRKPVSEVFEAFINPEITTKFWFTQSSGRLEAGKSVQWDWEMYHHSITVDVKIIEQDKRIVIEWPTTVEWIFTAREDNTTFVSISDSGYDGTMDEIIADVRNSTEGFTLVLAGLKAYLEHTIQLNLVADRFPDFEP, from the coding sequence ATGAATCCGCAAACATACAGTGCCAAAGCCGCAATGCTGATCCGAAAACCGGTTTCGGAAGTATTTGAAGCCTTTATAAATCCGGAAATCACCACTAAATTTTGGTTTACCCAAAGTAGCGGGCGATTGGAAGCCGGAAAATCCGTTCAGTGGGATTGGGAAATGTATCATCATTCTATTACTGTCGATGTTAAAATTATTGAACAGGACAAACGGATCGTAATTGAATGGCCAACTACAGTAGAATGGATTTTTACAGCCCGTGAAGATAACACGACATTCGTTAGTATTTCCGATTCCGGTTATGACGGTACAATGGATGAGATTATCGCAGACGTCCGCAATTCTACTGAAGGTTTTACATTGGTTTTGGCCGGCTTAAAAGCTTATTTAGAACATACTATCCAATTGAATCTCGTAGCCGATCGTTTTCCTGATTTTGAGCCTTAA